In the genome of Rhodoplanes sp. Z2-YC6860, one region contains:
- a CDS encoding ABC transporter ATP-binding protein, with amino-acid sequence MGTSALALNGIDAFYGDSHILQNVSFSLGEGRLLGLLGRNGAGKSTCMNVTVGLLPPRRGAVEVFGKAVASLPPEQIAACGVALVPQGRRIFKSLSVQENLVVAARKPDAGSRHAPWTMDTVYGMFPRLNERKHQVAVHLSGGEQQMLAIGRALMQNPRVLLMDEPSEGLAPQIVAEVMATIRKLKESGLSIVLVEQNPTLVFDVADDIVILNSGQVAVVSTAAELRRDGVDLQQHLGVF; translated from the coding sequence TTGGGCACTAGCGCACTGGCCTTGAACGGCATCGACGCCTTCTACGGCGACAGCCACATCCTGCAGAATGTTTCGTTCAGCCTCGGCGAAGGGCGGCTGCTGGGGTTGCTCGGCCGAAATGGCGCCGGCAAGTCAACCTGCATGAACGTGACCGTTGGTTTGCTCCCGCCGCGCCGGGGCGCGGTCGAGGTGTTCGGCAAGGCGGTGGCAAGCCTACCGCCGGAGCAGATCGCGGCCTGCGGCGTCGCGCTGGTGCCGCAAGGCCGCCGAATCTTCAAGAGTCTTTCGGTGCAGGAGAATCTGGTGGTCGCGGCGCGAAAGCCCGACGCCGGGAGCCGGCACGCGCCATGGACCATGGACACTGTGTACGGCATGTTCCCGCGTTTGAACGAACGAAAGCACCAGGTCGCGGTGCATCTGTCCGGCGGCGAGCAGCAGATGCTGGCGATCGGGCGCGCGCTGATGCAGAACCCCCGCGTGCTGCTGATGGATGAGCCGTCCGAAGGACTGGCGCCGCAGATCGTTGCCGAGGTCATGGCCACGATCCGGAAGCTGAAGGAAAGCGGTTTGTCGATCGTGCTGGTGGAGCAGAACCCGACGCTGGTGTTTGATGTCGCCGACGACATCGTCATTCTCAACAGCGGACAGGTCGCGGTGGTCTCGACGGCGGCCGAGCTCCGGCGTGACGGCGTCGACCTGCAGCAGCATCTCGGCGTATTTTGA
- a CDS encoding FAD binding domain-containing protein — protein sequence MGKRAIVIGGSMSGLFAGLQLRKLGFDVDIYERAEGELAGRGAGIVAQPPVIEALRFLGIDPVDLGVEMTTRKILDVDGKTVCEFRCPQTLTAWERLYRLLRDAFPAANYRRGIGLKHFEQDGRAVTAHFSDGSRVTADLLVAADGIRSTVRQQLIPDLAPLYAGYVAWRSLIPESALPPAIHRELFEYMVFCLPPGEQFLAYPVAGPDNDLRPGQRRLNVIWYRPADERGELQRLLTDESGVTHAISIPPPLVRKQAIAAMRAAAERLVAPQMRVVARLMTEPVLQPIYDLETPRMTFGRVAIIGDAAFVARPHVGAGVSKASDDVTALVRALASDDVEPALRRFEAERLPIGRRVIERARHLGAYLQATQTEEERAHAGRYSTAQAVIEETALVDFLEA from the coding sequence GTGGGCAAGCGCGCCATCGTAATCGGCGGCTCGATGAGCGGGCTGTTCGCCGGCCTGCAATTGCGCAAGCTGGGTTTCGACGTCGACATCTATGAGCGCGCCGAGGGCGAACTCGCCGGCCGTGGGGCAGGGATCGTGGCCCAGCCGCCGGTGATCGAGGCATTGCGGTTTCTTGGCATCGACCCGGTCGATCTCGGTGTCGAGATGACGACGCGGAAAATCCTGGATGTCGATGGCAAAACGGTCTGCGAGTTCCGCTGTCCGCAGACTTTGACAGCCTGGGAGCGGCTCTATCGGCTCCTGCGCGACGCGTTTCCGGCAGCAAATTACCGTCGCGGTATCGGCCTCAAGCATTTCGAGCAGGACGGCCGCGCGGTGACCGCGCATTTCTCGGACGGCAGCCGCGTGACGGCCGATCTTCTCGTGGCGGCTGACGGCATCCGCTCCACGGTGCGCCAGCAGCTCATTCCCGACCTCGCGCCGCTCTATGCCGGCTATGTGGCATGGCGCTCGCTCATTCCTGAAAGCGCGTTGCCGCCCGCGATCCATCGCGAGCTGTTTGAATACATGGTGTTCTGCCTGCCGCCGGGCGAGCAGTTCCTGGCCTATCCGGTGGCAGGGCCGGATAACGACCTGCGCCCCGGACAGCGGCGGCTGAACGTGATCTGGTACCGGCCGGCCGACGAGCGTGGCGAGCTGCAGCGGCTGCTCACCGACGAAAGCGGCGTCACGCACGCGATTTCGATTCCTCCGCCGCTCGTCCGCAAGCAGGCGATTGCCGCGATGCGCGCTGCCGCCGAACGGCTGGTTGCGCCGCAGATGCGCGTCGTCGCCCGGCTGATGACCGAGCCAGTGCTGCAGCCGATCTATGATCTGGAGACTCCCCGGATGACGTTCGGCCGGGTCGCCATCATCGGCGATGCGGCCTTCGTGGCGCGGCCCCATGTCGGCGCCGGGGTGTCGAAGGCGTCGGATGATGTGACGGCTCTGGTGCGGGCGCTCGCGTCGGATGATGTCGAGCCTGCGCTGCGGCGGTTCGAGGCCGAAAGGCTTCCCATCGGCCGCCGTGTCATAGAGCGCGCGCGGCATCTGGGTGCGTATTTGCAGGCCACGCAGACCGAAGAAGAGCGCGCGCATGCTGGGCGTTACAGCACTGCACAGGCGGTGATTGAAGAGACGGCGCTGGTGGATTTTTTGGAAGCTTGA
- a CDS encoding ABC transporter ATP-binding protein — MSALVVSKLCKAFGGLRVTTDVNLNVEPGERRLIIGPNGAGKTTLFNLITGELTPDSGSVQLHGQDITGIPSRRRAHLGMARTYQIITLFARDTIVRNVTLALLGLSKERWNPLSVIDRNSALIDRAHEALQQVGLRHVADRPLSQTSYGEKRRVEIAMALAQKPKVLLLDEPYAGLSIDERRDVQESLRAIPRDVTIVMIEHNMDVALDFADSITLLHFGKVIVEGTRAEVVADPRTREVYLGH; from the coding sequence ATGAGCGCGCTCGTCGTCAGCAAGCTCTGCAAGGCGTTCGGCGGCCTGCGGGTCACCACCGACGTCAACCTGAACGTCGAGCCGGGCGAGCGCAGGCTGATCATCGGCCCGAACGGCGCAGGCAAGACCACCCTTTTCAACCTGATCACTGGCGAACTCACACCGGACTCGGGCTCCGTTCAACTGCACGGCCAGGATATCACTGGCATCCCGAGCCGCCGCCGCGCCCATCTCGGCATGGCGCGCACGTACCAGATCATCACGCTGTTCGCCCGCGACACCATCGTGCGCAACGTCACGCTGGCGCTGCTCGGACTTTCGAAGGAGCGCTGGAACCCGCTGTCGGTCATCGACCGGAACTCTGCCTTGATCGATCGCGCACACGAAGCGCTGCAACAGGTCGGTTTGCGGCATGTTGCAGACCGGCCGCTGTCGCAAACATCATACGGCGAGAAGCGTCGGGTCGAGATCGCGATGGCGCTGGCGCAGAAGCCGAAGGTGCTGCTGCTCGACGAACCCTACGCTGGCCTGTCGATTGACGAACGCCGCGACGTGCAAGAATCGCTGCGCGCCATTCCGCGCGACGTGACCATCGTCATGATCGAGCACAACATGGATGTCGCGCTCGATTTCGCCGACAGCATCACGCTCTTGCATTTCGGCAAGGTCATCGTCGAAGGCACCCGCGCCGAGGTCGTCGCCGATCCGCGCACCCGGGAGGTCTACCTTGGGCACTAG
- a CDS encoding ABC transporter ATP-binding protein, translating into MADALLHVDNLGKRFGGFVALDGINLEVAPGERVGLIGPNGSGKSTLVNCMCGTLTNETGTVRFDGYQMNGMSAHQRTHRGMARSFQLPRPFHTLSVAENLRIPLLYSAHDRRGRHLTQAESAARCEELAGLVGLAPKLHRLPRDLTQVEMRKLELARAIAADPKLLIADEAMAGLSHSEVDDIVNLLLTLNSRGITVVMIEHIMRAVMAFSQRLVVLVSGKKIADGKPEDVVNNPEVIGAYLGQ; encoded by the coding sequence ATGGCCGACGCCTTGCTCCATGTCGACAATCTCGGCAAGCGCTTCGGCGGCTTCGTCGCCCTCGACGGCATCAACCTGGAAGTTGCGCCGGGCGAACGTGTCGGTCTGATCGGGCCGAACGGCTCCGGCAAGTCGACGCTGGTCAACTGCATGTGCGGGACGCTGACCAACGAGACCGGCACGGTGCGGTTCGACGGCTATCAGATGAACGGCATGTCGGCGCATCAACGGACCCATCGCGGCATGGCGCGGAGCTTCCAGCTGCCGCGCCCGTTCCACACGCTTTCGGTTGCCGAGAACCTGCGCATTCCGCTGCTGTACTCGGCCCATGACCGCCGCGGCCGGCATCTCACGCAGGCGGAGAGCGCCGCGCGCTGCGAGGAGCTTGCCGGCCTGGTTGGCCTTGCGCCGAAGCTCCATCGCCTGCCGCGCGACCTGACGCAGGTCGAGATGCGCAAGCTCGAACTCGCCCGCGCCATTGCGGCCGATCCGAAGCTTTTGATTGCCGACGAAGCCATGGCCGGACTGTCGCATTCCGAGGTCGACGACATCGTCAATCTCCTGCTCACGCTGAACAGCCGCGGCATCACCGTGGTGATGATCGAGCACATCATGCGCGCCGTCATGGCATTCTCGCAGCGGCTGGTGGTGCTGGTCTCGGGCAAGAAGATCGCCGACGGCAAGCCCGAGGACGTGGTCAACAATCCCGAGGTGATTGGAGCCTATCTTGGCCAGTAG
- a CDS encoding ABC transporter ATP-binding protein, with amino-acid sequence MASSITLEKVDAAYGAVRVLEQVSVDAKPGETVVLLGTNGNGKSTLMKCIMGIVRPASGRIVAEIDGVRHDLTSLTTEQIVDLGIALVPEGRRLFPKLTVEENLALGAFRPTARAQIATNLEACYETFPRLAERRKQLAGSMSGGEQQMLALGRALMLAPKILLVDEPSVGLAPILVSRTIEKIQELKERLSLTVLMAEQNFNQAIRIADRGYVIVHGKIAFAGGSADELNNNDLIRKFYLGL; translated from the coding sequence TTGGCCAGTAGCATCACCCTCGAAAAGGTCGACGCGGCCTACGGCGCCGTGCGCGTGCTGGAGCAGGTGTCGGTCGACGCCAAGCCGGGCGAGACCGTGGTGCTGCTCGGCACCAACGGCAACGGCAAAAGCACGCTGATGAAGTGCATCATGGGCATCGTGCGGCCGGCATCCGGGCGCATCGTCGCCGAGATCGATGGCGTGCGGCACGATCTCACCAGCCTCACAACCGAACAGATCGTCGACCTCGGCATCGCATTGGTGCCGGAAGGCCGGCGGCTGTTTCCCAAGCTCACGGTCGAGGAGAATCTGGCGCTCGGCGCGTTCCGGCCGACCGCGCGGGCGCAGATCGCGACCAATCTCGAGGCCTGCTACGAGACGTTTCCGCGGCTTGCCGAACGGCGGAAACAACTCGCCGGCTCGATGTCGGGTGGCGAGCAGCAGATGCTGGCGCTCGGCCGAGCGCTGATGCTTGCGCCGAAGATCCTGCTGGTGGACGAGCCCTCGGTTGGTCTGGCGCCGATCCTGGTGAGCCGCACCATCGAGAAGATCCAGGAATTGAAGGAGCGGCTGAGTCTCACCGTGCTGATGGCCGAACAGAACTTCAATCAGGCCATCCGCATCGCCGACCGTGGCTACGTGATCGTTCACGGCAAGATCGCGTTCGCCGGCGGCTCCGCGGACGAGCTCAACAACAACGATCTGATCCGGAAGTTTTAT
- a CDS encoding amidohydrolase family protein, whose product MADIWNKYEPTAARKRGKPGRESRPKSITIDMHAHVAIARAGEIAGPHIDTSKVPLDHFSTPETKAIQAKQAADIGDRIRNTDARFHVMDDMGVDVQLISPGPPQIYYTIPIEPAVKATQALNDGIAEYVGKHNDRLCALGSVPMGDAGEAVKELERCMKQLKFKGVEILTNVGGKELSDPTFAPFWKKAEELGALVMLHPNGFTQADRLSRFYFNNVIGNPLDTTIALHYLIFDGVLERHPNLKIFAVHGGGYLGAYSGRIDHAWGARADSHGTLPKPPTEYLKKIYFDTVVFTPIQLEALVKTFGVDHVFLGTDYPFDMADFDPIEHVVSTGFDATATAAICGGNAKKLLGL is encoded by the coding sequence ATGGCCGATATTTGGAACAAGTATGAACCGACCGCAGCACGAAAGCGCGGCAAACCGGGCCGCGAGTCGCGGCCGAAAAGCATCACGATCGACATGCATGCCCACGTCGCAATTGCGCGCGCCGGAGAGATCGCCGGCCCCCATATCGACACCTCCAAGGTCCCGCTCGATCACTTCTCGACACCCGAGACCAAGGCCATCCAGGCCAAGCAGGCTGCCGATATCGGCGATCGCATCCGCAACACCGATGCCCGCTTTCACGTGATGGATGACATGGGCGTGGACGTGCAGCTCATCTCGCCCGGGCCGCCGCAGATCTACTACACGATCCCGATCGAGCCCGCGGTCAAGGCCACGCAAGCGCTCAACGACGGCATCGCCGAATATGTCGGCAAGCACAACGACCGGCTCTGCGCGCTTGGCAGCGTGCCGATGGGTGATGCCGGCGAGGCCGTGAAGGAGCTCGAGCGCTGCATGAAGCAGCTCAAGTTCAAGGGCGTGGAGATATTGACCAACGTCGGCGGCAAAGAGCTGTCCGATCCGACATTCGCGCCGTTCTGGAAAAAAGCCGAGGAGCTCGGCGCGCTGGTCATGCTCCACCCCAATGGATTCACGCAAGCCGACCGCCTGAGCCGCTTCTACTTCAACAACGTCATCGGCAATCCGCTGGATACGACGATCGCCCTGCACTACCTCATCTTCGACGGCGTGCTGGAGCGCCATCCGAACCTGAAGATCTTCGCCGTGCACGGCGGTGGCTATCTCGGCGCCTATTCCGGCCGCATCGACCATGCCTGGGGCGCACGCGCGGATTCGCATGGCACGCTGCCGAAGCCGCCGACCGAGTATCTTAAGAAGATTTATTTCGACACCGTGGTGTTCACACCGATTCAGCTCGAAGCGCTGGTGAAAACATTCGGCGTGGATCACGTGTTCTTGGGGACGGACTATCCGTTCGACATGGCGGATTTCGATCCGATCGAACACGTGGTGAGCACAGGGTTCGATGCGACGGCGACCGCGGCGATCTGCGGCGGCAACGCAAAGAAGCTGTTGGGGCTTTAG
- a CDS encoding branched-chain amino acid ABC transporter permease: protein MELLVNAIIAGLLLGGFYAAVTVGVSISFGILDIVNIAHPAFIILGSYIAYIANQTLGLDPILTAVIALPAFYALGALVYQVYYASFEKRGQDALRGLAFFFGLLFVTEVLLILVFGVDYRYVQAFYIDQTLHFGFVDIPFRMLIPCVISLLMMALLQLYLSRTFTGRAIMAVSQDQLALRLMSADPTKIKRIAFAVSIATAAMAGAFLIIIQPVEPSVGREYIGRVFAICVLGGLQSLPGTVIAAMLLGVVESITATFYGPSWAPAVSFGFLLLTLAFRPAGLLGR, encoded by the coding sequence TTGGAACTGCTGGTCAATGCCATCATTGCCGGATTGCTGCTGGGCGGTTTCTACGCCGCTGTGACGGTCGGGGTGTCGATCTCGTTCGGCATCCTCGACATCGTCAACATCGCGCATCCGGCCTTCATCATCCTCGGCTCGTACATCGCCTACATCGCGAACCAGACATTGGGGCTGGACCCGATCCTGACCGCCGTGATCGCGCTGCCGGCGTTCTACGCCCTCGGCGCGCTGGTCTATCAGGTCTACTACGCCTCGTTCGAGAAGCGCGGCCAGGACGCGCTGCGGGGGCTCGCCTTCTTCTTCGGCCTGCTCTTTGTCACCGAAGTGCTGCTGATCCTGGTGTTCGGCGTCGACTATCGTTACGTGCAGGCCTTCTACATCGATCAGACGCTGCACTTCGGTTTCGTCGATATCCCCTTCCGCATGCTGATCCCTTGCGTGATCTCGCTGCTGATGATGGCGCTGCTGCAGCTCTACCTGTCGCGCACGTTCACCGGACGCGCCATCATGGCGGTGTCGCAGGACCAGCTTGCATTGCGGCTGATGTCCGCCGACCCGACCAAGATCAAGCGCATCGCATTTGCGGTCTCGATCGCCACAGCGGCCATGGCCGGAGCCTTCCTGATCATCATCCAGCCGGTCGAGCCCTCCGTCGGCCGCGAATATATCGGCCGGGTGTTTGCGATCTGCGTGCTTGGCGGTCTGCAAAGCCTGCCCGGCACGGTGATCGCCGCGATGCTGCTCGGCGTCGTCGAGAGCATCACAGCGACGTTCTACGGCCCGTCCTGGGCACCGGCGGTGTCGTTCGGCTTCCTGCTTCTCACGCTGGCGTTCCGGCCGGCCGGTCTCCTCGGACGATAG
- a CDS encoding branched-chain amino acid ABC transporter permease, translated as MRTFFFYVGLTIAGAAFFFYARAINNDYLFFAGYTVLQFVVLATAWNILGGYCGYVNFGSAAFFAAGAYSSVALHKLGANVDRYFPESLAGLAKLILPLNVPTLIIVGGIVSGLIGLGTGYLTLRLRGAFFAIATLALAVVLQTLIVNWDFVGGSRGAYIIRPSEVPIIGNYIQYLFIVMLALSIVALGVARAIGQSRLGYGFATIRDDELAAEACGVPTLRLKLVATTISGALMGMAGAPFPYYIGYLEPGSAFGLAYAVNSIAMPMIGGTTSWVGPLIGALLLGTAQQYIIVTISSAVGVLVVGLMLVIFVIAAPNGIVGLVHDFMRGGAKSDGAPTWRSRLATFANMRPGAR; from the coding sequence GTGCGGACATTCTTCTTCTACGTCGGACTGACCATCGCAGGCGCCGCATTTTTCTTCTACGCGCGAGCGATCAACAACGATTACCTGTTCTTCGCCGGCTACACGGTGCTGCAGTTCGTCGTGCTCGCCACCGCCTGGAACATCCTCGGCGGCTATTGCGGCTATGTGAACTTCGGCTCCGCCGCCTTCTTCGCCGCCGGCGCCTATTCCTCCGTGGCGCTGCACAAGCTTGGCGCCAATGTCGACCGCTACTTCCCGGAATCGCTCGCCGGGCTCGCCAAGCTCATCCTGCCGCTCAACGTGCCGACCCTGATCATCGTCGGCGGCATCGTCTCGGGCCTGATCGGCCTCGGCACCGGCTATCTCACGTTGCGGCTGCGCGGCGCATTCTTCGCCATCGCGACGCTGGCCCTGGCCGTGGTGCTGCAGACCCTGATCGTCAATTGGGACTTCGTCGGCGGCTCGCGCGGCGCCTATATCATCCGGCCCTCGGAGGTGCCGATCATCGGCAATTACATCCAGTATCTGTTCATCGTGATGCTGGCGCTGTCGATCGTGGCGCTCGGCGTTGCACGCGCCATCGGACAGTCGCGGCTTGGCTATGGCTTCGCCACCATCCGTGACGACGAGCTGGCGGCGGAAGCCTGCGGCGTGCCGACGCTGCGGTTGAAGCTTGTCGCCACCACGATCTCAGGCGCGCTGATGGGCATGGCCGGTGCGCCGTTCCCGTACTACATCGGCTATCTTGAGCCCGGCTCGGCCTTCGGGCTCGCCTACGCGGTGAACTCGATCGCCATGCCGATGATCGGCGGCACCACGAGCTGGGTCGGCCCATTGATCGGCGCGTTGCTGCTGGGCACCGCGCAGCAATACATCATCGTGACGATCTCTTCGGCGGTTGGCGTGCTGGTCGTCGGTCTGATGCTGGTGATCTTCGTCATCGCGGCGCCAAACGGCATCGTCGGCCTGGTGCACGATTTCATGCGCGGCGGCGCCAAATCCGACGGCGCGCCCACTTGGCGCTCGCGGCTTGCGACGTTCGCCAACATGCGGCCGGGAGCACGCTGA